In Sulfuritortus calidifontis, the sequence GCAGCCAATGATCGAGACCTTGCTCGGTGGGCTGCTCGGCGGGGCGTTTCGTCTGGCGCCCGAGGTCCTGAAATGGCTGGACCGCAAGGGCGAGCGCAGCCATGAACTCGCGATGCAGGACAAGGCGCTGGAGTTCGAGAAGCTGCGCGGCGCCCAGCGGATGGCTGAAATTGGAGCGAGCGCAGATGCCGCGTGGAACAGCGGCGCGATTGAAGCCTTGCGCGAGGCCGTCGCAGCACAAGGGCGTCCCTCAGGCGTGAAGTGGGCCGATGCGCTTTCCACAACGGTCAGGCCGGTGGTCACCTATCTCTTCGTGTTGATGTATGCCGGGGTGAAGCTCTCGACCTTCGTCGGCTCGGTGCAGACGGGGCTGGGATTCGGGCCGGCGCTCATCGCTGCGTGGACGGAAGCGGACCAGGCCTTGCTTGCTGGCATCCTGAACTACTGGTTCCTGAACAGGACCCTCGAAAAATCCCGAGGGGCGGTGTGATGGCGCACACCGGCAGACCCGAGACGCCGCTGCGCTCGCGCTTCTTGGCGAAATTCGCCTTCGACTCGAACACCGGCTGTTGGATATGGACGGGAGCTCGGCATCCACAAGGCTACGGGCTCATCAAACTCAAGGACGGCGCACAGCTGCGTGCGCATCGGGTGGCCTACGAGTTGGCGCATGGGCCAATCCCGGATGGACTGCAAGTCTGTCATCGCTGCGACAACCGGAGATGTGTTCGACCAGGGCACCTGTTTCTCGGCACGGCGAAAGACAACGCTGCCGACATGGTCGCCAAGGGGCGAGCTGCAAGGAACACAGGCGAACGCAACGGCGCTTCCCGCCTGACACGGCAGGACATCGAGGCGATTCGTGCCGATGACAGTCTCTACCGTGAGCTTGCCAGCCGTTTCCGCGTATCGCCTTCGGCCATTGGCCTCATCAAGCGGAGGGAGAGATGGAAGCACGTGTGATCCGCGTCCCGCCGCAGGCGATTGAACTAGCCAAGCGCTTCGAGGGCTTCCATCGCGTGCCCAAGCACGACCCCGGCCGCGCGCATCCTTACGTCTGTCCGGCGGGATACTGGACGATTGGTTACGGCCATCTCTGCGATCCGAAGCATCCGCCGATCACGGAGGCCGAGGCGGAGCGCTACCTGGCGGAAGACCTGAGGATCGCGCTTGCTGCGACGTTGCGCTACTGCCCGGTACTGGCGACCGGGCCCGAGGGGCGGCTGGCTGCCATCGTCGACTTCACCTTCAACCTCGGCGCGGGACGGCTGCAGACGTCGACGCTGCGGCGGCGGGTCAACCAGCGAGACTGGGCTGCCGCCGCAACGGAGCTACGCCGCTGGGTCTACGGCGGCGGAAAGGTACTGCCGGGACTCGTCACGCGGCGGGAGGCAGAGGCCGCTTGGCTGCTTCGCAACGCTTGATTGCAGATGCACGGGAAAGAGCTTGGCTTCGCTGCCGAACAGCGCGTTCATGACATCCGTACCCATCACGGAGCATTGACCATGAGTAATCGATTCAAGCACGCCGTCATCGACGACGTGACCTCGCGCAACATCGACGCCCGCCTGCAAGACCATCTGCTCGATCTGTTCGAATCGGCCATGAAGTCGGTGGCCACAACCCTGGCGCGCGAAGCCAAATTCGACACCACCGACTTCGCCACCGCCAAGGCACGAGGCTGCGAGGGATTCACGCTGTTGGTGAGCCGCACCCGCGCAGACTCGCGCGATGGTTGGTTCGGTGCATTTCAGCGCGGCGACGAACGTCTCGACGTCATCGGCCACCTGGAATAGGTGGTCAATCGTCCAGTTCCGGAACGTCCCAGTCAGCCGGACGAGCTTCGCCGGTTTGGTAGAACTGCTTCACCAGCTTCACGTAGTCCAGAAAATCCCGATTCTCCGTGGCCAGCCGATTGACCATGTCCCAATCGATTTCGTCACGCTCGCGGGCTGGAATCAGCACCTGACTGTCGGCGGGGTTTTCCACGTCCAGCTTGATGAAGCCGATGCCGTGGGCGGCAAAAAGCATCCGCAGTTCTTTCAGCGTATCGGTGCCGCCGATTTCCGCAGCGACCAGATAGCCGAAATTGGCCCACGACGAGTTCGATACGGCCTGAAAGAAGCACTCGCGCACATTCGAACGGTTGATCAGCAGCTTGACCTCGAACGACCACAGCTTGGTGCGCTTGTCGGAATACTGCGTCACGCAGTCGCGCACTTCGCGGTGCCACTCCTTGCCCAAGTCCTCCATACCCACCACGTCCGGGTAAAGCCAGCGGTTGCCGTTCGGCCCGCGCTTGTTCGACGAGCGCTTTTCGTCGATGCGCTTGGAGAACACGCCGAACTCTTCCCACAGGTACTGCGACAGCAGCGGATACAGCGCCCGCTCGTCGAGCTTCGGGCGGCTCGAACCGGCTGCGGGCGTCATCTCCTCGCGCTCGGCAACGGCCACCTCATCGCTGTCGGACAGTTGCGAGTAGTAATAGCGCCGGGGCCGGCCCTCGGTGGTCTTCAGCTCCGGGTGCTTGCGCTGCAGATCGCGATGATGGGCACCGATCTCCGCCACGATCTGCTGCAGCAAATCGGCATCCGTCTGCAACGACTTGCTCCGCGCCTTCTTGGCTTGGCATTCCTGCGGGTAGGTGGCAACAATCCACTCGGCAATCTGTCGGGCGGTGAACTTTTCGTCTGGGCGCGCCTTCAGGTAGTCGACAACCACCTGCATCAAATTCAGTTTCATCCCCGTTCTCCCCGCGTCATACGCCCGCGCCCATCTGCGGCGGCGCTTTCGGCGGCACCGTGCCCGGCTGGTAGGTCGCATCGAACACCATGTCCGTCAGCCAGCGCTTGAAGTTGGGGTTGTCGCTGAACTGCTTGAACAGCTCCGTGTGGTCGGACAGCAGCTCCAACACCACCCGGTTGAGCGCCTTGTCGTGCTCAAGGCGAGCGTTTTGCTTGTCGGAGTTCGCCTGCGCGTTCTGGTAGGCCTTGTCCTGCGCCACCCGCGCCGGGATTTCCTCGGTGATGACCTTGCGGATCTTGTCTTCGTCCTTCCATTCGATGTTGCCGAACAGGTCGTTGAATTCGCGCACGATGTTCGAGAGCTTGTCGATCTCGGGCTCCAGCTTGCCCCCCCCGCCGCCCGGCGGCACAGGCTCGACGGTGGCATCTGCGTCGTCCATCGCCATCTTCAGCGCCGCTTTGGCCTCTACCCGGTAGCTGTCCATGTCGATGGTCTCCAGCACGCCCTTGGAGAGATCCTCCTCCTTGGGCGCGGGCAGCTTGGGGATGAGGAAGTTCAGGAAGATCGACAGCTTTTCCCACGCCAGATGGCCGTAGCTCAGGATCGCGGCCAGAAAGCCGTAACTGCGCACGAAGGCCTTGGCCTTGCCCTTGAACTTGACCTGGTCGTCCTCGCCGAGCTGGTCGGTGTATTCGGCCACGCACGCATCGAGGATCGGATCGAGTTTGTCCCGGTCTGCGCCGCTCAAGTACAGCGCCACCAGGTCTTCCACCTGCTGCCAGCTATACACCTGCTGGGCGTCGAGTTCGGCCTTCAGGTCGTGCAGCTTGTTGGCGTCGGTTTCGCCGGTCTGGATGGTGGCGCGGTAGTAGTCCTGGAACGCCGCCTTCACGGCCTCGGCGTTGTCGGCGAAGTCGAGCACGAAGGTGTCGTGCTTCTGCGGATGCGCCCGGTTCAGGCGTGACAGGGTCTGCACAGCCAGCACGCCTGCCAGCGGCTTGTCCACGTACATCGTGTGCAGCAAGGGTTCGTCAAAGCCGGTGACGAACTTGTTGGCCACGATCAGGAATCGATACGGGTCTTGCTTGAAATTCGCGGGAATGTCCTTGCTCGGAAACCCGTTGAGATCGGCCTCAGTCTTCTTTTGCCCGCCGATCTCGAACTCGCCCGAGTACGCCACGATGGCCTTGTACGGGCTCTTGATCTCGTTGAGGTAGTCCGACACCTCGCGCCAGTAGTCGATAGCCCGTGCGATGCCGTTGCACACGATCATGGCCCGCGCCTTGCCGCCGATCTTCTGCTTGCCCGCCACCTGCGCGATGAAGTGATCGACCATGATCTCGGCCTTGCGGCGGATGGCCTTGTCGTGCGATTCGACGTAGTGGCGGATTTTCTTCAGCGCCTTGGCCTTGTCGAATTCCGGGTCATCCGCTACCGTCTTGGCCACCTGGTAGAAGCTCTCCACGGGGGTGTAGTGCTCCACCACGTCGAGGATGAACTTCTCCTGGATGGCCTGCTTGGTGGTGTAGGTCAGCTCTTCGGGCGAGCGGAACTGCACCTGGTCGCCGACCATGACCTTCTCGCCGAACAGCTCCAGGGTCTTGTTCTTGGGGGTGGCCGTGAAGGCAAAGTAGCTGGCGTTGGCCAGCAGCTTGCGCGAAGCGATGCGCTTCTCGATTTCCGCGTTCACCGCATCCTGGGTGCTGTCCTCTTCCAACGGCTCCTCGTCGGTCGTTTCGCTCGCCACTTGAGCGGCGGCCTTGCCGCCGAGGGCTTCGTGCATCCGCGCCGTGGTCTTGCCGCCCTGACTGGAATGCGCCTCATCGATCAACAGCGCAAAGCGCTTGCTGGAAAGGTCTTCCAGCTCATCGAGGATGAACGGGAATTTCTGCACCGTGGTGACGATGATCTTCTTGCCCCGGCGCAGGTATTCGCGCAGCTCCTGCGCGTTGTCGGAGTGGCCGAAGATCGCCGCCACGTGGTCGTAACCCTTGATGGTGCGGGCAATCTGCGTGTCCAGCGCGCGCCGGTCGGTGATGACGATGATGGAGTCGAACTGCGGCTTCGAAGGGTCGTCCTTGCGGCGCAGCTCCACCAACTGGTGCGCCAGCCAGGCAATCGTGTTGCTCTTGCCGCTGCCTGCCGAATGCTGGATCAGATAGCGCTGGCCCACCCCGTCTTCGCGGGCGCGGCGCAGCAGCGCACGCACCGTGCGCAACTGATGAAAGCGCGGGAAGATCTGCTTGCGCTTCTTGCGTTTCTTGCCGCTGGCATCCGCCTCTTCCTCCTCCACCACCTGCGCGTAACTCTCGATGATGTTGGCCAGCGATTCGCGGGTCAGCACCTGTTTCCACAGGTAATCGGTTTTCAGACCATGCGGGTTGGGCGGGTTGCCCGCGCCGCTGTTCCAGCCCTGGTTGAATGGCAGGAACCACGAGGCCTTGCCCTTGAGCTCGGTACAGAACGCGGCCTCGTTGTCGTCCACCGCGAAATGCGCCACGCAACGCCCCAACTGGAACAGCAGCTCCCGGGGCTCTCGCGTGGTCTGGTACTGGACGATGGCATCAGCCAGGGTTTGCTTGGTCAGCGAGTTCTTCAACTCGAAGGTCAGCACCGGCAGCCCGTTGATGAAGATCACCAAATCCAGCTCGTTGCCGGACTCGTTGCTGTAGCGCAGCTGCCGGGTGACGCTGAAGATGTTCTTGCCGAAGGACTCCGCCGCCGTCGCGTTGCCCGGCGTGGGCAGCAGCTTGTAGAGATCGACGTGGACCGGCCCGTGGCTCACGCCCTTGCGCAGCACGTCCACCACGCCGCGTTTGGTGATCTCGCCCTGCAGCCGGTGCAGGAACTGGGTGCGCTTGATGCCGTCGGCCGCCAGTTCCAGCGTGTCCACCGCCTGGGGCTGGGTGGCCTGCAAGAAGGCCAGCAACTGCGCCACATCCAGCGCCACATCGCGGTTGTAGTCGCTAGCCTTGCCCAGCACGTAGCCGTTGTGGGTGGCGGCGAAGTCCGTGGGGGCCAGCGCATGGCTGTACTCGGGCTGCGGCACACCGGTCAAGCCGCGCACCACGCGCGCCTCGAACCAGCGCTCGCTGGTGTCAGTCTTCGCCATCGCCATCCTCCTCTTCGGTCACATCTTCGTTGTCATCGCCCAGCGCGGAAAGCAGCGCGTCGTCCACCACGTCGTCCGGGCCGGGTTGCCAGCCGCGCACGTCCACTTGACCGGTGACCACATCGGCAATCAGGCGGTCGCGGTATTCGCGGATCAACTTGATTTCGTCTTCGGTGCGGGCGATGGCTTCGTCCAAGTCCTTCGTCTCGCGCAATATGTGCGACAGGATCGCTTCCTGTTCATCTTGGCGTGGAATGGAGAGCCGGACATTGCCGATGAACGTCCAATCGGCACGCGGCATCTTCGCGCCCGCCGTGGAGCTGTTAATCAGGTCAATTACGCGCTTGCAGCGCAATAGTTGCTCAAGATACGCAGGAAGGATGAGTTCCTTGCGCGCCCGTAGCACGAGAAACTCGCTCACGCATACGCCAGCGCGGCGCGCCCGCGTTACCTTCGCCAAGTACGGACGGAGCTTTCCGAACAGAACGTCGTCGGCGACAAACCGTTTCACCGTGCTGGCAAATTCGACTTCGCCCTCAAGCGGCCGCGCCACGCCAGTCCAACTTTGAACGTGCTCCAGTGCCAGATAAATTTCGTCGCTGGCCTTGGTCGTGGTCTGGTTCGTAGTGTTACTGGCGAGGAACTTCAAACGGCGAAGCTCCCAATGCTCCGGCACCTCGCCCAGCCATTCGATGCCGGAGGGCTTAAAGCGCACATTGGGGTCAAGCCCGCGGGTGACGGCGCGGTCGATGAGGGCGAGCTTCTGTTCGGTGAGCAGCTTGATGAGCTCGCGCTTGGCCTTGATGAAGCGGGCGATGTGCGCGTCCTGCGCGCGCAGGTAGGCGACGATCTGGTCTTGCTCGGGGCGCGGGGGCTGGAGCAGCGGAATATCGAGAAACTGGTTCGGATACAGGCGCAGGCGCGATGATCGAATACCGGTAGAGCGCCCGATGTATTCGGCAACGTAGGCGCGGATGCGCAACAGGTAGTCGAGATAGGCCGGGTTGAAGCTGTCGGCGCGGTAGGGGCGGTACACGCCATAGGCCGGACTGACGATGCCCACGTGCCTGCTCGCACCAAGCGCCGCCATCCAGGCCCACAGCGTGTTGATGACGATGTCACCGGGGCGGCAGAGTTTGGAGCCAACATAGCTCGCCGCCTTGAACATCGTGACCTTTTTTTGACTGCGGGGGGTAACGCCAGTGAGGTGAGACACCGACAGCAGTTCTTCCTGTCCGGTCTTCGAGCGCTCATCCACCTCTCGGAAAAAGGTTTTGGCGCGTTGCTCGTTCCAGTGTTCCGGCACAGCGGGCAACCAGCGCATCTTCGGCTGCCGGTAGTTGGGGTACGGGCTCGCCACCGCCATCACGCGCCCCCCACGATCTTCTTCAGCAGCCCTTCGCTCTCGGCCATCACGCGCAGAAGATCGGCGCGTATTTCGTCCAGCGTGCGCAGCGGCACGGGCTTGTAGAAGTAGCGGGCAAACGAAATCTCGTAGCCGATCTGGGTCTTGTCGGTGGCGATCCAGGCATCCGGCGCGTGTGGCAGCACTTCGCGCTCGAAAAAGGCTTCGATGCCGCCCGGCTCCTTCAACGGCACCTGCTCGGTGTCGCGCAGCTCGGGGTCGGGCTCGTATTCGACGAGGTAGCGCTCCTTGCCCACGGTCTCCAGATAGCGGCCATCGAAGCCGGGCTCGAAAGGCTCGCCTGCCTTGAGCTTGCTGCGGCGGGCGACAACCGGCGGCGAGGTTTCGTCGCGCCAGCTCACCGCCTTGTAAATGGCTTTCTTCTCCGCCGCGCTCAAGCGTTCGCCCTGTGCCTTGAGCGTGTCCTCGAAGCGCTCGCGGAAGATGTTGTGGTCGTCGAACACGGCGCGGCCTAGCGCCTGTTGTGCCCGCTGCGCCACTTCCATGAGCGCCTTGTCGCGCAGCCAAGTCGAAGCATCGAGCAGCTTCTTGCGGCGGTTGGCGGGCACGGCCTTGCGGGCGGCGGGAGCTTCGCCATCATCGCCGCTGTCGCTGTCTTCGCTGTCGTCGTCTTCGTTCTCGTCCTCGCCCTTCAGCCACGCCTCGATGGCGGGTTTGCGCTTGGCGAACTCGGTATAGAGCGCCTCGCCATGGGTGGCGTAGATCTCGGCGCGCAGCGCCTCATCCCCCGAGGCAAAGCGCAGGGATTCAATGCGTTCGTCCGAGAGCTGGCTTTTCAGGCGCAGCGGGCGCTCGACGGTGATCTTCCAGTAGCCGAAATCGGCGTTGTCGAACCATTTGCTTTCGGCGGTTTCCTGCGGCTGGCCCAGATACAGGTCGAGGATGCGGGCGATGTCGGCCTCGGAGAGTTCGCAGTTTTTCTTGCCGAGGTTGCGGCGCAGCGGCTGAAACCACTGGCTGGCGTCGATCAACTGAACTTTGCCTTTGCGGTGGGCGGCCTTCTTGTTGGCCAGCACCCAGATGTAGGTGGCGATGCCGGTGTTGTAGAAGATGTTGAGCGGCAGGGCGATGATGGCTTCGAGCCAGTCGTTTTCCAGCACCCAGCGGCGGATGTTGCTCTCGCCCTGGCCCGCGTCGCCGGTGAACAGCGCCGAGCCGTTGTGCACCAGGGCGATGCGGCTGCCCAGGGGCGTGTTGTGCTTCATTTTTTGCAGCTTGTTCACCAGGAACATGAGCTGCCCGTCGCTGGAGCGGGTGATGAGCTTGAACTCCGGGTCGCCGCCGTGGCTGACGATGAAGCGCGGGTCGTTGAATTCCTTCTTGCCGCCCATGCGCTCCAGATCGGTCTTCCAGCTCTTGCCGTAGGGCGGGTTGGAGATCATGAAGTCGAATTCGCGGCTGCGGAACTGGTCGTTGGAGAGGGTGGATTTGTCCGCACCGCCGACGATGTTCTGGCTTTGCTCGCCCTCGCCCTTGATCAGCAGATCGGCTTTACAGATGGCATAGGTCTCGTCGTTGATCTCCTGCCCAAACAGATGGATGGATACGTCTTTGCCGTGGGCTTGGGCCAGTTGCTGCAAGGTTTCTTCGGCGACGGTGAGCATGCCGCCGGTGCCGCATGCGCCGTCATAGAGGGTGTAGGTTCCCGATTCGATGCGGTCGGCTACGGGCAGGAACAGCAGCTTGGCCATGAGCTGCACGACGTCGCGCGGCGTGAAGTGTTCGCCGGCCTCTTCGTTGTTCTCCTCATTGAAGCGGCGGATCAGTTCCTCGAACACTGAGCCCATGGCGTGGTTGTCCAGCGCGGGCAGCTTGATGCGGCCGTCGGCATCCTTCACCGGCAGCGGCGACAGGTTGATCTCGGGGTTGAGGAAGTCCTCGATCAGGTAGCCCAGGACGTGGGAATCCACCAGCTTCTGAATCTGGTTGCGGAAGTTGAACTTGGTGAGGATTTCCTGCACGTTGGGCGAAAAGCCGTCCAGGTATGCAATGAAGTCATCGCGCAGCCGCTGCCCCGCCGCGCTGGCCTTCAGCTTGGCCAGCGTGAATTCCGAGACGTTGTAGAAGGCTTGGCCTGCCGCCATGCGCAGCGCACCGTCCTGCTCGGCCACCTTGTGAGCGTCGAGAAACTTCTTGCGCTCCAGCACCGCGTCTTTCGTCGGTTCGAGCACGGCATCGAGCCGCCGCAGCACGGTGAAGGGCAGGATCACGTCGCGGTACTTGCCGCGCACGTAAACGTCGCGCAGGCGGTCGTCCGCGATGTTCCAGATGAAGTCGGAGATCCACTTGATCTGGCTTTGGTCTTGTTGTTTTGTTGGTTTCATCAAATTCGGTTTCTCATTCATCGCTTTGTTTGTACAACTGGGGCTTGGTAACCCGGAGCCAGCTTGGCGTTCTCGACGCCGTACAGCGCCAGCGGATCGGCCAGCCACAGGCGGTATTGCTCTTCGGTGAGGCGATGGTCGGGCGAGCAGTCCACGCTCCAGCGCAGCAGCATGTAGCCCGCCACCGCCGCGCGCACCCGTACCCGCAGCGAGCCGCCCACCATCGCGTAGTCCCGCTCGATGATCTCGGGGCGCTCAAGGCGCGGGTGCGGCACGAGCTCCAGTTCGACGATGCGCGTCCACTGGATGTCGTGATCGGGCCGCTCAAAGGCCTGGGCTCCGTCATCCTGCAAAGTCGGCGCTTCGATGCGCGTGAGGACGAAGTCCCGGAACTCGCCCCGCAGACGATCAAAGGCCCGCACGTGCCAGCGCAGGCCGGTGTCCACCAGCGCGAAGGGAACGATGATCCTCTCGGTCTCACCGCTCGTCATTGAGTGGTAGCGAATGGCGAGGGGCCGCTTGGCGTGGATCGCCCGGCAGACCGGGGCCAACACCTCCATCCTGGGGTTGGAGAGAACAGCGGGCGACTCGCACGGCAGCAGCGGTTGCAAGGACCGGGCCGGGCTATTCACGCCTTCGCCAAACCCATGGGCCAGCGCCGACAGCACGCGCTGCGGGGCGTGCTCGAACAGGGGGGAAAACGCCTGTCCGATACGGTAGACCTTGTGGCTGCCGTCAAAAAGGATGTTCTGCGGCGCGATTTCCCGGTACAGCGCCAAGTCACGCGTGGCCCCGGCCGGCGCCACCCCGAAGCGCTCGATGAGGTCGGGACGGCCGATCTCACCGAAAAAGTAGAGCCGGAAGTCGATGTAGGCCAGCCGCTCGCGCTGGGCGTGGCTCAAGGTCTCGACGCGCTGAGGTTGGGTCACCGAAGGTTCCTCATCCAAGACGGACGACCGAAAGGCTGCGATTGGTTTTATGTTTGTCCATTGCTAGGCGACTCACATCATCAAACTGATGACATTATGCGCCACAATCTGGACGGCAACAACACGGAGATGGCCGAGCCTTGGGAGGCGAGTTCGATTCCGTGCTTGGAGGTTGAACCAGCGTCCTCGAAAGACGGTTGGGCGCGACATGCGTGCCCCAAATGACAACGATCCGTGTAGAATCGCCGCCCAAGCATGCTTATGGGGACTCATTGCAGCCGTGATAGGCCGCGTGGCGTCGCCCCAGCACCACCACCATTCAGCGCCCAACCGTTCTCGGTTGGGCGTTTTCGTTTCGGCATTCCGCGACACCACGCGGGGTTCCGGGCCGTTCCGCCTGCGCCGCGCCCCACTGCCGGGGGCGGCTGAATGGGGCAGGTTCGACTCCGATCTGCCCTCTCTTCTCTCGAAACCTGCGCCAACTTCTTGGCGCAAGCGCACGCAAGCGGCCTTGCGCCACCGTGACTTACACCTGCGTCACGCAGAGCCTGATGGCGCGCGACAGTGGTGACTGTTCGATATGCAGCCGCTCCGCAGCGCGGGCGAAGTGCAGCTCCTCGGCAACGGCCAGAAAGTACCGAAGGTGACGAAATTCCATGAGTCGATGTCCCTGTAAAGCTCGAAGGAGTCTGTCGTGGTGCCGTAACGGCGTTCATCGTTGTTCCTTTCAAGCGGTTACGCCCTCATGTGCGGGCTCTGCCGTGACATCCTCTTCTTGCTCGTCCGGGCGATGGGCCAGCCGATACAGAATCGGTAGCACCAGCAGCGTCAGCACGGTGGAAGACAAGATGCCTCCGATCACTACGGTAGCCAGCGGGCGTTGCACTTCCGCGCCCGTTCCCGTGGCGATGGCCATCGGGATGAAGCCCAGCGACGCCACCAAGGCCGTCATCAACACGGGGCGCAAGCGGGTCAGCGCGCCCTCGCGGATGGCTGCGTCCAGCGGCGTTCCGCCCTCTCGCAGGCTGCGGATGTAGGAAATCATCACCAGGCCATTGAGCACGGCAACGCCCGATAGCGCGATGAAGCCCACGGCGGCCGAGATGGACATGGGAATGTCGCGCAGCCACAGCGCCAGGATGCCGCCGGTCAGTGCGAACGGAATGCCGGTAAAAACCAGCAAGCCATCCTTGACATTGCCGAACATGGCAAACAGCAGCACGAAGACCAGCAGCAGCGACACCGGAACGACGATCTGCAAACGCTGCGTGGCGGATTGCAGGTTCTCGAAAGTGCCGCCCCAGCTCGTCCAGTAGCCTGTGGGAATCTTGACCTGCGCCAGCGCAGCCTCGGCGTCGGCCACGAAGGAGCCGACGTCGCGGCCACGCACGTTGGCGCTCACCACGATGCGGCGCTTGCCGTTTTCCCGGCTGACCTGGTTGGGGCCGGGTGCCAGCTCGAAGCTCGCCACCTCGGCCAGTTGGATGAAGTTGGTTCGTCCTTCGCCGCCACCTGTGCCGCGTGGCAACGGAATCGGCAGGCGCTTCATGCTTTCAAGGTCGTTGCGCAGGGACTCCGGCAGCCGAACCAGGATGTCAAATCGACGGTCCCCTTCAAACAGCGTACCGGCCTCGCGCCCGCCGATGGCCGTGGCCACTGCATCTTGGATGTCGGCCACGTTCAGCCCGTAGCGCGCGGACTTCTGACGATCAATGTTGACCGTGAGCATCGGCAATCCTGTGGTCTGTTCAACTTTGACCTCAGACGCACCGGGGATCTTCTGCAACATGGACGAGACTTCTTCGGCTGTCTTGTTCAATACGTCCATGTCGTCGCCGAAGATCTTCACCGCCACATCGCTGCGGACCCCTGAAATGAGTTCGTTGAAGCGCAATTGGATAGGCTGCGAGAACTCGTAGTTGTTGCCCGGCACCTTGCCCACGACCTCCTGAATGGCCGCCAGCAATTCGTCGCGCGACTTGCGCGGCTCAGGCCACTCTGACATTGGCTTGAGCATGATGTAGCCGTCAGAAATGTTCGGTGGCATGGGGTCGGAGGCAATTTCCGCCGTTCCAGTGCGTGCAAATACACGGTCGATCTCGGGAAATTTGGCTTTCAGCGTGGCTTCCAGTTGCTGCTGCATCGCAACCGATTGCGAAAGGCTGGTGCCCGGAATGCGCAGCGCCTGGATGGCGAAATCGCCTTCGTTCAGGCTGGGCACGAACTCGCTGCCCATTCGGGTGGCGATCAGGCCGCACAGCACCACT encodes:
- a CDS encoding helix-turn-helix transcriptional regulator — its product is MTQPQRVETLSHAQRERLAYIDFRLYFFGEIGRPDLIERFGVAPAGATRDLALYREIAPQNILFDGSHKVYRIGQAFSPLFEHAPQRVLSALAHGFGEGVNSPARSLQPLLPCESPAVLSNPRMEVLAPVCRAIHAKRPLAIRYHSMTSGETERIIVPFALVDTGLRWHVRAFDRLRGEFRDFVLTRIEAPTLQDDGAQAFERPDHDIQWTRIVELELVPHPRLERPEIIERDYAMVGGSLRVRVRAAVAGYMLLRWSVDCSPDHRLTEEQYRLWLADPLALYGVENAKLAPGYQAPVVQTKR